A portion of the Mesobacillus boroniphilus genome contains these proteins:
- a CDS encoding YufK family protein: protein MRNPYLTSYFPLLSIIMFSLALSVRTEMELLSILKNAGIYDGMLEFFSETGIKLSLLALLMVVYFMVFAAMKLIADTINEVSLLFFSKDHEGESLYLIRHGATIYFVGGILSLLSFYSFIGITAIFAVATVVYFIYFVYKISPKLAMAGLIGIVFFQVILWSTLVLGIIYLAIKVYNSLVASLPI, encoded by the coding sequence TTAACAAGCTACTTTCCGCTGCTGTCCATCATTATGTTCAGTTTGGCCCTATCCGTGCGCACGGAAATGGAGTTGCTCTCCATTCTGAAAAATGCCGGAATTTATGATGGAATGCTGGAATTCTTTTCTGAAACGGGGATTAAATTGTCTTTGCTGGCGTTGCTGATGGTGGTATATTTCATGGTGTTCGCGGCTATGAAGCTGATTGCCGATACAATAAACGAGGTCAGCCTCTTGTTTTTCTCGAAGGATCACGAAGGGGAGAGCCTGTATCTGATTCGCCATGGCGCAACGATTTATTTTGTGGGCGGTATCTTATCCCTGCTCAGCTTCTACAGCTTTATCGGAATAACGGCCATTTTCGCAGTTGCGACAGTGGTATATTTTATTTATTTTGTCTATAAAATCAGCCCCAAGCTCGCCATGGCCGGATTGATCGGAATTGTGTTTTTCCAGGTCATCCTCTGGAGTACGCTTGTGCTCGGCATCATTTATCTTGCAATTAAAGTGTATAACAGCCTGGTTGCCAGCTTGCCGATTTAA
- a CDS encoding transglycosylase domain-containing protein, whose amino-acid sequence MILLLVPAFVAVVILTYTEADNAVSFSDTLGEKIDLTETKLSQTSLILANNDEVITEIYRPMNRSYASGHEIPDFIKDVFIISEDRNFEKHPGFDLPAIGRALAINIHSDDIEQGASTITQQLARNQYLNHHKSYNRKLSEVLYAYQLEKTFSKSEILEQYMNAIYFHNNAYGIKAAADFYFKKTPLKLSESEQAFLAAIPNNPSYYDPIKHFERTKKRQERLLSQLAEHGKIKLDKAETLKKEPIILKVDSRKNSYPDYSFYALHELRELISEQENIDNTDELTGRIEELLRSGVKIHTNLDIALQKRTVQSVTDHLPDEEVQGAATVINHETGQVVAITGGKDYQSGDFNRAYQAFRQPGSSIKPLLVYAPYFERFDAKRDSQIDAGPLCIKGYCPKNYGGSTYGMVTLERAFIHSYNTPAVRILQQVGVDKAFDDLKTFEFGKVTEQDHVLAAAVGGFTTGVSPLELTSAYTVFSNKGIYLKPRAIAKVTNHSGKILYKWEDEPVQVWNPSTVEKVKSLMQKTVSSGTARKAAGAGPNAGGKTGTTNDFKDFWFIGFNGPLTAGVWIGKDKPESLEAINRLSPHLLIWRDIVKK is encoded by the coding sequence TTGATTTTACTATTGGTCCCAGCGTTTGTCGCAGTTGTCATTTTAACTTATACCGAAGCAGACAATGCCGTAAGCTTCAGTGATACTCTTGGTGAAAAGATTGATCTTACGGAGACGAAACTGTCTCAAACCAGTTTAATCCTTGCCAATAACGATGAGGTCATCACCGAGATTTATCGTCCTATGAACAGGAGTTATGCTTCGGGGCATGAAATTCCTGATTTTATAAAAGATGTGTTCATTATTTCTGAAGACCGTAATTTTGAAAAGCATCCCGGTTTTGACTTGCCCGCAATTGGGCGCGCGCTGGCAATCAATATTCACTCCGATGACATTGAACAAGGTGCGAGCACCATTACCCAGCAGCTGGCACGGAATCAATATTTAAACCATCACAAATCGTATAATCGCAAGCTGAGTGAAGTTTTATATGCATACCAGCTGGAGAAGACTTTTTCCAAATCAGAAATTCTCGAGCAGTACATGAATGCGATTTATTTTCACAATAATGCGTATGGAATAAAGGCTGCAGCGGACTTTTACTTTAAAAAAACGCCTTTGAAATTATCTGAGTCGGAACAGGCTTTCCTCGCCGCCATTCCTAATAACCCGTCCTATTATGACCCAATCAAGCATTTCGAACGGACAAAAAAGCGCCAGGAACGGCTGCTCAGCCAGCTTGCTGAACATGGCAAAATCAAACTTGATAAAGCTGAGACGCTAAAAAAGGAACCGATTATTTTGAAAGTCGATTCCCGTAAAAATTCATATCCAGATTATTCTTTCTATGCATTACACGAACTGAGAGAACTGATTTCCGAACAGGAAAATATCGATAACACAGACGAACTAACCGGAAGGATTGAGGAATTGCTTCGTTCTGGAGTGAAGATTCATACAAATCTGGATATTGCATTGCAAAAAAGGACTGTCCAGTCTGTCACAGATCACCTCCCAGATGAAGAGGTTCAGGGAGCTGCCACAGTGATAAACCATGAAACTGGACAGGTTGTAGCGATCACAGGAGGAAAGGATTATCAGAGCGGAGACTTCAACCGTGCCTACCAGGCGTTTCGCCAGCCGGGCTCATCAATCAAGCCATTGCTTGTTTATGCCCCTTACTTTGAAAGGTTTGATGCAAAAAGGGATTCTCAAATTGACGCGGGTCCGCTCTGCATCAAGGGGTACTGTCCGAAGAACTACGGAGGCTCAACCTATGGGATGGTCACACTTGAAAGAGCATTCATCCATTCCTACAACACTCCAGCAGTGAGGATTTTACAGCAGGTTGGCGTGGACAAAGCGTTCGATGACCTTAAAACATTCGAATTTGGAAAAGTTACAGAGCAAGACCATGTACTCGCAGCTGCAGTCGGTGGTTTCACAACTGGAGTAAGTCCGCTTGAGTTAACATCAGCCTATACTGTTTTCAGCAACAAAGGGATTTATCTGAAACCAAGAGCGATTGCGAAAGTAACCAATCATTCTGGAAAAATCCTATATAAATGGGAAGACGAACCTGTCCAGGTCTGGAATCCAAGTACCGTTGAAAAAGTAAAGTCTCTTATGCAAAAGACCGTTTCTTCAGGCACAGCAAGAAAAGCAGCAGGTGCCGGGCCTAATGCTGGAGGGAAGACCGGAACGACGAATGATTTCAAAGATTTCTGGTTCATAGGCTTCAACGGGCCATTAACTGCAGGCGTGTGGATCGGCAAAGACAAACCAGAAAGCTTGGAAGCCATAAATCGTCTTTCGCCGCACCTTTTAATTTGGCGCGATATCGTTAAAAAATAG
- the kapD gene encoding 3'-5' exonuclease KapD, with translation MSEKERTTLFIDFEFTMPDRSSRRRGFYPEIIEAGAVLVENSKVVEEFSSYVRPMRFPILTERCRSFLNISQEQVNSGITFKALVDKLKSMAGSKNCQIVTWGNMDMKVLQQNCQQASVAFPLPGKQIDLSMEYKRFFGDQNQTGLWKAVQEYGREGTGKHHRALDDALTTYHIYKLVEKDKQYLQKPEPATIGDMVDFSKLLNKFA, from the coding sequence ATGAGCGAAAAAGAAAGGACAACATTATTTATTGATTTTGAGTTTACGATGCCTGACCGGAGCAGCAGGAGACGGGGCTTTTACCCGGAAATCATTGAAGCTGGCGCTGTCCTCGTCGAGAACAGCAAGGTAGTTGAAGAATTTTCTTCGTATGTACGGCCGATGCGTTTCCCGATTTTGACAGAACGCTGCCGTTCATTCCTGAACATCTCTCAGGAACAGGTGAATTCAGGTATCACGTTCAAAGCTTTGGTAGATAAGCTTAAGTCGATGGCTGGAAGCAAGAATTGCCAGATTGTCACCTGGGGCAATATGGACATGAAGGTATTGCAGCAAAATTGCCAGCAGGCTTCAGTAGCTTTTCCGCTGCCGGGGAAGCAAATCGACCTTTCGATGGAGTATAAACGTTTCTTTGGCGACCAGAATCAGACGGGTCTATGGAAGGCTGTGCAGGAGTATGGCAGGGAAGGGACCGGTAAACACCACCGCGCTCTTGATGATGCTTTGACGACCTACCATATTTACAAGCTCGTGGAAAAAGACAAACAATATCTTCAGAAACCGGAACCCGCAACAATCGGGGATATGGTCGATTTTTCCAAACTGCTCAATAAATTCGCATAG
- a CDS encoding kinase-associated lipoprotein B yields the protein MAELNIGDQVTAIYKTGKYIGEITERRPQHYLVRVLAVAKHPMQGDLHNPKDAAVGFFHERKALSYREQANIPEKMVKPFDGDIPEYLESLKEATNKLRAELEDDDSAWAQQSLRNLESLEKDYFKNL from the coding sequence ATGGCTGAATTGAACATTGGCGATCAAGTAACTGCCATTTATAAAACCGGCAAATACATAGGCGAAATCACGGAACGCCGCCCACAGCACTATCTTGTCCGAGTATTGGCAGTCGCAAAACATCCTATGCAGGGCGACCTCCATAATCCAAAGGACGCGGCTGTTGGCTTTTTCCACGAAAGAAAAGCACTGTCTTACCGCGAACAGGCAAACATCCCTGAAAAAATGGTCAAGCCATTCGACGGTGATATCCCTGAATATTTGGAATCCTTAAAAGAAGCGACCAACAAGCTCCGTGCCGAACTCGAAGACGATGACTCTGCATGGGCACAACAAAGCCTGAGAAACCTTGAGTCACTGGAAAAGGACTATTTTAAAAACCTGTAA
- a CDS encoding peptidylprolyl isomerase, whose protein sequence is MTKKILAVLFAMMVVLAGCGTADEKQEADQQKEETTNAGQAGQAGQAEEDLDYPQATAEVQENERLVEMVTSMGTVKIKLFPEQAPKAVENFIKHSEEGYYEGVTFHRVIDGFMIQGGDPDGTGMGGESIYGGPFEDEFSKQLFNIRGALSMANSGPNTNGSQFFIVQNKELDASLPEKMKQAGYPEEVLKMYENGGTPHLDGRHTVFGQVVEGMDVVDKIAAAPTGAGDKPEKDVVIEKINVLK, encoded by the coding sequence ATGACTAAAAAAATATTGGCAGTACTATTTGCAATGATGGTTGTTCTGGCTGGCTGCGGCACAGCTGATGAGAAGCAGGAGGCAGACCAGCAGAAGGAAGAAACGACGAATGCTGGACAAGCTGGACAAGCAGGACAAGCCGAGGAAGATCTTGATTACCCTCAAGCGACAGCAGAAGTCCAGGAAAATGAAAGGCTAGTGGAAATGGTCACTTCCATGGGAACAGTTAAAATTAAGCTTTTCCCTGAGCAGGCTCCCAAGGCGGTAGAGAATTTTATTAAGCATAGCGAAGAAGGCTACTATGAAGGAGTCACCTTCCACCGCGTGATTGACGGTTTCATGATCCAGGGCGGCGATCCTGATGGAACTGGAATGGGCGGGGAAAGCATTTACGGCGGCCCATTTGAAGACGAATTTTCAAAGCAGCTTTTCAACATCCGTGGTGCATTGTCGATGGCCAATTCAGGGCCAAACACGAACGGCAGCCAATTTTTCATCGTGCAGAATAAAGAGCTGGATGCTAGTTTGCCAGAGAAGATGAAGCAAGCAGGCTACCCAGAAGAAGTACTCAAGATGTATGAAAATGGCGGAACGCCTCATCTTGATGGCAGACATACCGTATTCGGCCAGGTAGTCGAAGGAATGGATGTCGTCGACAAGATTGCCGCTGCTCCAACAGGTGCTGGGGACAAGCCTGAAAAAGACGTCGTGATTGAAAAAATTAACGTGCTGAAATAA
- a CDS encoding MalY/PatB family protein has protein sequence MERIDFDKVVDRSNSHSVKWDAIDKVFGKDDILPMWVADMDFHPPQAVTDALKDRIDHGIFGYTFVPMSVTEALKDWMKKRHDCDFKKSSIVFSEGVVPSISTAIRAFTEKGDKVLVHSPVYTPFFNMVKNNERTLVTSNLLYENGRFELDFADFEAKLKEGVKMFILCNPHNPGGRVWTRDELEKLGDLCVKHECLIVSDEIHSDLVFKPNVHIPIASMKEKFRDITTTFVAPSKTFNLAGLQASAALIPNKELKAKFKEIHEQQGFFTLNAFAIAGMEAAYRGGEEWLDQLLAYLDENMKIATDFIAEHLPALKPMKADATYLLWINCRELGLSDDEIKDLLLEKGKLGLEPGTKYGEGGEGFVRMNLACPRETLNEGLERLKKAFS, from the coding sequence ATGGAAAGAATAGATTTTGACAAAGTAGTCGACCGGAGCAATTCGCATTCAGTGAAGTGGGATGCGATCGATAAGGTTTTTGGCAAAGATGATATTCTGCCAATGTGGGTCGCGGATATGGACTTTCATCCTCCCCAGGCAGTTACCGATGCACTGAAAGACAGAATTGACCACGGGATTTTTGGCTATACATTCGTCCCGATGTCAGTGACAGAAGCCCTCAAGGACTGGATGAAAAAACGCCATGACTGCGACTTTAAGAAATCTTCAATCGTTTTTAGCGAAGGGGTCGTCCCTTCCATCAGCACCGCAATTCGGGCATTTACGGAAAAAGGCGATAAAGTACTTGTTCATTCTCCTGTGTACACACCATTTTTCAACATGGTCAAAAATAATGAGCGAACACTCGTAACATCTAACCTGCTATATGAAAACGGGAGATTCGAACTCGATTTTGCCGACTTTGAAGCAAAGCTGAAAGAAGGAGTCAAAATGTTCATCCTCTGTAACCCGCATAATCCGGGCGGCAGGGTATGGACGAGAGATGAGCTGGAAAAACTCGGCGACCTGTGCGTGAAGCATGAATGCCTGATCGTATCTGATGAAATCCACTCCGATTTAGTGTTCAAGCCTAATGTCCATATCCCAATCGCTTCAATGAAAGAAAAGTTCAGGGATATCACGACAACATTCGTTGCGCCAAGCAAAACCTTCAATCTCGCTGGACTCCAGGCATCTGCCGCACTGATTCCGAACAAGGAGTTGAAGGCCAAATTCAAGGAGATCCATGAGCAGCAAGGCTTTTTCACCTTGAATGCCTTTGCGATTGCCGGAATGGAGGCAGCCTATCGCGGCGGTGAGGAATGGCTAGATCAGCTACTAGCTTATCTGGATGAGAATATGAAAATCGCTACCGACTTTATAGCAGAACACCTGCCTGCACTTAAGCCAATGAAGGCTGATGCCACCTACCTCCTCTGGATCAACTGCCGGGAGCTTGGTTTGAGTGATGATGAAATAAAGGACCTCCTTCTAGAAAAAGGGAAACTCGGGCTTGAGCCAGGAACAAAGTACGGTGAAGGTGGCGAAGGCTTTGTACGGATGAATCTCGCTTGTCCGCGCGAAACCTTGAACGAAGGGCTTGAAAGGCTGAAGAAGGCGTTTAGTTAA
- a CDS encoding DUF1871 family protein yields MESKELSYKLINVLNKWDPFNVGEGEFDPEIADILQAVHDYDEADKVARRIQSVFEFSFEKVLPYKECLSIANTLLAIKNEDSCSL; encoded by the coding sequence TTGGAATCTAAAGAACTAAGCTATAAATTGATCAATGTTCTAAATAAATGGGACCCTTTCAACGTAGGGGAAGGAGAATTCGATCCGGAAATCGCTGATATTCTGCAGGCCGTCCACGATTATGACGAAGCAGATAAAGTTGCCCGCAGGATCCAGTCTGTATTTGAATTTTCTTTTGAAAAAGTTTTACCTTACAAAGAGTGCCTTTCGATCGCGAACACCTTGCTGGCAATCAAGAACGAAGATAGCTGTTCCTTATAA
- a CDS encoding alpha/beta fold hydrolase, producing MEFARNKTVRGIDLYYEHHQNSESKETLVLLHGFLSSTFSFRHLIPLLKEDYNVISVDLPPFGKSGKISSFKYSYQNLAATVVELMKSLGIREFNVVGHSMGGQIAMNILLHHPEYAKKGILLCSSGYLKRAKLPLVLSSYIPYFHLYVKFHLARSGVKQNLQNVVYDHSMINDEMLYGYLSPFFEDDIFKALTMMIRHREGDLSTEELRKIEAPCLLIWGEHDKVVPVRIGRRLNKDLRNSELIILKETGHLVPEERPEDVHQLINRFIAAEEKAEATANGSL from the coding sequence ATGGAATTCGCCAGGAATAAAACCGTAAGAGGAATCGACCTTTACTATGAGCACCACCAGAACTCTGAATCAAAGGAAACACTGGTTTTGCTTCATGGATTTCTGTCCTCCACTTTCAGCTTCAGGCATTTGATCCCCCTGCTTAAAGAGGATTATAACGTCATTTCTGTGGACCTTCCCCCTTTTGGGAAAAGCGGCAAGATTTCCAGCTTTAAATATTCCTATCAAAACCTGGCCGCAACGGTTGTTGAATTGATGAAATCACTTGGCATCCGCGAATTTAATGTCGTAGGCCATTCAATGGGCGGCCAAATTGCCATGAATATTCTGCTGCATCACCCGGAATATGCGAAAAAAGGAATCCTGCTTTGCAGTTCTGGATATTTGAAAAGGGCTAAGCTGCCGCTAGTCCTTTCAAGCTACATCCCATATTTCCACCTCTATGTTAAGTTTCACCTGGCACGCTCAGGAGTAAAACAGAACTTGCAGAACGTCGTATATGACCATTCAATGATCAATGATGAAATGCTGTATGGCTATCTCTCTCCATTTTTTGAGGATGATATTTTCAAAGCCTTAACGATGATGATCCGCCACCGAGAGGGCGACCTTTCAACTGAGGAATTGCGGAAAATAGAAGCACCATGCCTGCTGATCTGGGGTGAACACGATAAAGTCGTCCCCGTCCGCATTGGAAGACGGTTGAATAAGGATTTGAGGAATTCCGAACTGATCATTTTAAAGGAAACAGGGCATCTCGTCCCAGAGGAACGCCCCGAAGATGTTCACCAACTGATCAACAGGTTCATAGCAGCAGAGGAAAAAGCAGAAGCAACAGCAAACGGCAGCCTGTGA
- a CDS encoding helix-turn-helix domain-containing protein: MTAIGQNIKMCRERVGISQEELALKIRVGTRTIQRYESGEHTPKLQTILKISTALDVPASELMGEIYYAAPPELDQKPSSL, from the coding sequence ATGACTGCAATTGGACAGAATATCAAGATGTGCCGTGAACGAGTCGGAATTTCTCAGGAGGAGCTCGCTTTAAAAATCAGGGTAGGTACGCGGACAATCCAAAGATACGAAAGTGGCGAGCATACACCTAAATTGCAGACGATCCTAAAGATTTCGACTGCCCTTGATGTCCCTGCGTCAGAGTTAATGGGAGAGATTTATTACGCTGCACCGCCTGAACTCGACCAAAAACCAAGCAGCTTATAA
- a CDS encoding sodium-dependent transporter, producing the protein MNKHEQWTSKLGFILAAAGSAIGLGAIWKFPYMAGTNGGGIFLIFFLLMTIFIGAPILLAEFIIGRSTQKDAVMSYKHLAPKSAWPLLGYGGVIASFLILSFYSVVGGWILSYLARSLTGSLSGLTQAEYGAAFEGIISNPIEAVAVQLLFLILTIWVVQGGIQQGIEKASKYMMPALFILFIILAIRSLTLDGAMAGVEFFLKPDWSAVTGQTILMALGQSFFALSVGLSVMVTYASYLSKSESIAKSAFSVVGLNILISLLAGLVIFPAVFALGFEPEAGPGLVFVVLPAVFNELAFGGLFLTIFLILLLFATLTSAFSILEIIVAVLSKGDKNNRKKFSWIAGLLVFAAGIPNALSFGVLSEVKFFGKTFFDLADFLTSNIALPLGAFFIAIFVGYVLPRKMVRREMEEGTQSNPVLFNIWYFSIRYIVPIGIGIVFLHSIGII; encoded by the coding sequence ATGAACAAGCACGAACAATGGACTTCAAAGCTCGGGTTCATCCTGGCTGCGGCGGGATCTGCCATTGGGCTCGGGGCAATCTGGAAATTCCCCTACATGGCGGGTACAAATGGGGGCGGCATTTTTCTCATCTTCTTCTTACTGATGACTATTTTTATAGGCGCGCCTATTCTGTTGGCTGAATTCATAATTGGCCGGAGCACCCAAAAGGACGCCGTTATGTCTTATAAACACCTGGCTCCAAAAAGCGCATGGCCATTGCTTGGATATGGCGGTGTCATTGCTTCCTTCCTGATTCTTTCTTTCTACAGTGTAGTTGGCGGCTGGATTCTTTCTTATCTGGCGCGAAGCCTCACCGGATCACTTTCAGGATTGACACAGGCAGAATATGGAGCCGCATTTGAAGGAATCATATCCAATCCAATTGAAGCAGTTGCTGTACAGCTGTTATTCCTCATCCTGACCATTTGGGTCGTACAAGGCGGAATCCAGCAGGGTATTGAAAAAGCAAGTAAATACATGATGCCCGCTCTGTTCATCCTATTTATCATCCTGGCAATCAGGTCTTTAACACTTGATGGAGCGATGGCCGGGGTAGAATTTTTCCTGAAGCCTGACTGGTCAGCTGTAACAGGACAAACCATTTTGATGGCACTGGGGCAGTCCTTTTTTGCTTTAAGTGTCGGACTGTCAGTAATGGTAACTTATGCATCTTATTTGTCCAAGAGTGAGAGCATTGCAAAATCCGCATTTTCCGTAGTCGGTTTGAATATTCTCATATCGCTGCTTGCCGGCCTAGTCATTTTCCCGGCTGTATTCGCGCTTGGTTTTGAGCCAGAAGCAGGACCAGGACTTGTTTTCGTTGTACTGCCTGCCGTTTTTAATGAATTAGCATTTGGCGGTTTATTCCTGACGATTTTCTTGATTTTACTGCTTTTCGCGACACTGACCTCCGCGTTTTCAATTCTTGAAATCATCGTCGCAGTACTATCAAAAGGGGACAAAAATAATCGGAAAAAGTTTTCCTGGATTGCGGGCCTGCTTGTATTTGCAGCGGGAATTCCGAATGCTCTATCTTTCGGTGTCTTGTCAGAGGTGAAATTTTTCGGTAAGACCTTCTTCGATCTCGCTGACTTCCTGACGAGCAATATCGCCCTGCCACTTGGCGCCTTTTTCATCGCCATATTCGTCGGCTATGTGCTTCCACGAAAAATGGTCAGACGTGAAATGGAGGAAGGCACTCAAAGCAATCCGGTACTGTTCAACATATGGTACTTCTCTATCCGCTACATCGTACCAATAGGTATTGGCATTGTTTTTTTACATTCGATTGGTATAATCTAA
- a CDS encoding RNA polymerase sigma factor, which produces MNDDELVFRARNGNVQAFAELIDIHTPTVKRFAFQLGNKYDDIDDITQEVFVRVYRFLDQFSHAKFTTWLYKITLNVTRDFSRNKQRQIKKVLKIGKERTYNGKTAEESILRYEEDRTLHECIQKLDEKYRVPIVLYYFHDKSYDEISEITGASLANVKTRMSRAKEHLKKLLTLAEKKEGENHG; this is translated from the coding sequence ATGAATGATGATGAATTAGTGTTCCGGGCCCGGAATGGCAATGTGCAGGCTTTTGCGGAGTTGATTGATATCCATACTCCAACCGTCAAGCGCTTTGCCTTCCAGCTTGGAAACAAATATGACGACATAGATGATATCACCCAGGAAGTATTCGTAAGGGTGTACCGCTTCCTCGACCAATTTTCGCATGCGAAATTCACAACCTGGCTCTATAAAATCACCTTGAATGTCACGAGGGATTTTTCACGAAATAAGCAAAGGCAAATTAAAAAGGTGCTGAAGATTGGCAAGGAAAGGACATACAACGGGAAGACAGCAGAAGAAAGCATCCTTCGGTATGAAGAAGACAGGACATTACATGAATGCATTCAAAAACTTGATGAAAAATATCGCGTACCAATTGTCCTCTATTATTTTCACGATAAAAGCTACGACGAAATTTCAGAAATAACAGGTGCATCGCTGGCAAATGTAAAGACACGGATGTCAAGAGCGAAGGAACACTTGAAGAAACTGCTCACTCTAGCCGAAAAGAAGGAGGGTGAAAACCATGGATGA
- the yugI gene encoding S1 domain-containing post-transcriptional regulator GSP13 has translation MSENIEVGSVLTGKVTGIQPYGAFVALDENTQGLVHISEITHGYVKDVNEHLTVGDEVKVKVLSIDEAAGKIGLSIRATEEAPEQPQRAKKPRSAKRPAAVVQHQDDSAQGFNTLKDKLQEWINQSDMAKK, from the coding sequence ATGTCAGAAAATATCGAAGTAGGCAGCGTTTTAACAGGAAAAGTTACAGGAATCCAGCCATATGGCGCTTTCGTAGCGTTAGATGAAAATACACAAGGTCTAGTGCACATTTCAGAAATCACACACGGTTATGTTAAGGACGTTAACGAGCACCTTACAGTTGGCGATGAAGTGAAAGTGAAAGTTTTGTCAATTGATGAAGCTGCTGGAAAAATTGGCTTATCAATCCGTGCTACTGAAGAAGCACCAGAACAACCACAACGCGCTAAGAAGCCACGCAGCGCCAAGCGTCCAGCTGCTGTAGTTCAGCACCAGGATGACTCAGCTCAAGGCTTTAACACTTTGAAGGATAAGCTTCAAGAGTGGATCAACCAGTCAGATATGGCTAAGAAATAA
- a CDS encoding ornithine--oxo-acid transaminase, whose amino-acid sequence MTTKTSSLIEQTQKYGANNYHPLPIVIANAEGVWVEDPEGNRYMDMLSAYSAVNQGHRHPRVIQALKDQADRVTLTSRAFHNDQLGPWYEKICKLTNKEMALPMNTGAEAVETAVKAARRWAYDVKGVADNQAEIIACIGNFHGRTMTAVSLSSEEEYKRGFGPMLPGIKLIPYGDLDALKEAITPNTAAFLIEPIQGEAGIVIPPEGFMKAAYDVCKESNVLFIADEIQAGLARSGKMFACEWEGIEPDMYILGKALGGGVFPISCVVADNDVLGVFNPGSHGSTFGGNPMACAVSIASLDVLIDENLADRSLELGEYFISKLREIDNSIIKDIRGRGLFIGVELTEPARKYCEDLKEEGLLCKETHDTVIRFAPPLVISQEELDWAIERIKKVLS is encoded by the coding sequence ATGACAACAAAAACTAGCTCTCTGATCGAACAAACTCAAAAGTACGGTGCGAATAACTATCATCCACTGCCAATCGTCATTGCGAATGCTGAAGGAGTTTGGGTAGAGGATCCTGAAGGCAACAGATATATGGACATGCTGAGTGCTTACTCTGCTGTCAATCAGGGGCACCGCCATCCGAGAGTCATCCAGGCTCTTAAAGACCAGGCTGACCGTGTGACTCTTACTTCAAGAGCATTCCACAATGATCAGCTCGGACCATGGTATGAAAAGATTTGCAAGTTAACGAATAAAGAAATGGCTTTGCCGATGAATACCGGAGCGGAAGCGGTTGAGACGGCTGTTAAAGCTGCCCGCAGATGGGCTTATGATGTCAAAGGCGTTGCAGACAACCAGGCTGAGATCATCGCTTGTATCGGCAACTTCCATGGCCGTACAATGACAGCGGTCTCGCTATCATCAGAAGAAGAATACAAACGCGGCTTCGGCCCAATGCTTCCAGGAATCAAATTGATTCCTTACGGTGATCTTGATGCCCTGAAGGAAGCAATCACGCCTAACACTGCAGCTTTCTTGATCGAACCGATCCAGGGTGAAGCAGGAATTGTGATTCCGCCTGAAGGTTTCATGAAGGCTGCCTATGATGTATGTAAAGAAAGCAATGTCCTGTTCATCGCGGATGAAATTCAGGCTGGTCTAGCCAGATCTGGAAAAATGTTCGCATGCGAATGGGAGGGCATCGAGCCTGATATGTACATCCTCGGAAAAGCACTTGGTGGCGGAGTATTCCCGATTTCCTGTGTGGTTGCTGACAATGATGTGCTGGGTGTATTCAACCCTGGTTCCCACGGGTCTACTTTCGGCGGAAACCCAATGGCTTGTGCCGTTTCTATCGCATCCCTGGATGTATTGATTGACGAGAATCTTGCAGATCGCTCCCTTGAACTTGGAGAATATTTCATCAGCAAGCTTCGTGAAATCGACAATTCCATCATCAAGGATATTCGCGGCCGTGGCTTGTTCATAGGCGTCGAACTGACAGAACCTGCCCGCAAGTACTGTGAAGATCTGAAAGAAGAAGGACTGCTTTGCAAAGAGACGCATGATACGGTCATCCGTTTCGCACCGCCGCTTGTCATCAGCCAGGAAGAACTTGACTGGGCGATTGAACGAATCAAGAAAGTATTATCATAA
- a CDS encoding DUF378 domain-containing protein → MSGIQRAALVLTIIGAINWGLVGFFQFDLVAAIFGGQDSALARIIYGLVGLAGLINIGLLFAPSEREERAAEPRATR, encoded by the coding sequence ATGAGCGGTATTCAACGTGCAGCACTTGTTCTTACCATTATCGGGGCCATCAACTGGGGCTTAGTAGGGTTCTTCCAATTCGATCTTGTTGCAGCAATTTTCGGCGGACAGGATTCAGCATTGGCTCGAATCATCTATGGCCTGGTTGGTCTTGCTGGTTTAATAAACATCGGTCTTCTATTCGCGCCAAGCGAAAGAGAGGAAAGAGCGGCAGAACCACGGGCTACGCGATAA